The genomic interval ATCTGGCAAATACCCGTTTAACTCATATATGCCTGGTGCATGGATTATGGAAGACTATACAGCAGTTGCAATTAGAATTGCAGAAGAAGCCCGTTTTGCAACGCTAAACAATGAAAAAAACAAAAAACCGATTGATTTCAGTGCGTTACTTAAAACCCTCGTAGAAAGAAAATACGTCAAAGCAGAAGATTGGAAGTGTATATATCTAATGGATATAGAAACTCAAGGTAAGGCATTTCAGCAAAAAGTCATTCAATTCAAAAACTCTACTTTATGGGACAACAATGTGCCTGAAATATGTAAACTAAAGCTGAAATTTAATATTCATAGTAAAAACTGATGTAAACTTAAGAACTATTTTTTTTATGTAGGCAGTGCATGTAATTATGCAGCTCAAGGGGTATCAGCACTGGCAAGTAGTCAAGGGTGGCCTGCAAGTGTTATTCAAATGATTGGCAATTTTCTTGGTATGCCTCTACCTGCTATGATAGCCAGCACAATTGTCCAAATAATAACTTCTATCAAAAACTGCTCAACATGTTCTGATGAGAAATGTGCTACGCAGTATAACCAATATAAAGAGTATTCTCTTATTTCTAACAGATTGTGTCATATTGTTGGAAGTAAATGCACATCAAAATTAAACTTAGGAATCATAAAGAAATGTCTCAGAACTGGCTATAAGTATTGCTGTTATAACTCCAAATTTGCACGCATACTTGTAGAGCAAGCTTATGGTCAATTAGGCTATCCATGAGGGGATTATGACAATCCACAATGCACTAATTTGACTTTCGATGACCTTAAAAGATTAGACTTTAGCCAGATGGACTTTTCAGAGTTTATAGAAGAAGTAACAGCAAAAATGAAGGGCAATCTCAATGAGAATGCCCTTAAGCAGAGGGTGCAAGATAGGATTGCAATACCTTAAGATTTATTTATTTTCAGTTTCAGTTTTCTGTATAACACATTCTGGTATAGTTTGATTACCCTGTGTAAAATTGTTACTATCTACAATCTTACTGCCTATGTGACCAGCTATTTCTGATGTTGTTTCCGAAGCAGCACCTATACTAACATTGGTTAGGGCACTTGACATATCCACTGTGGCTGGGGCGATATAACTACCTGCGATAGGGGCGGCGATCATTACAACTCCTGCAATTAAAGCTCCTATTTTCTTTAAAAATGAGGCACTCTTTTTTCAGTCTCTAACGGTATATTTTTTTGTTTTAATTCTTCGGGGGTTGAAATCAATTTACATATCTTTAAAAAACTATATTTTTCTGGGTTTATAAAGACCATTTCAACGATATTGATTTCTTGCCCACCTTTGACACTATGTTTAAGCTTATAAGAACTATTATTGGTAGAGCATTTTGTATAATCTTCGTTTTCATTGCCTTTTGTGCATTCAGTATATAATGAAACAACTTTACATGTAGTTAAATCATTTATGTCATCACAATAAACAGTTTTATCAATATTTTGATAATATTTACCTTGATACCTATACCCCTGTCTGATGGTTCTTATTGTAAACTCACCATTGGTTTTTATATGTGAAATTCTTGTAAGTGTCCCCTTAAATGTCCCTGAAAATAAATCATTTGAGTAATCTTTACTAAAGACTTCAATTATCGCCTTATCTTTCATCTCAGGATTCGTAAACACCTCTGGCATTTCTGCCTTACTAACCACCGGCAAAAACACAAACACAAAAGAAAGAAAAATTGCTATAATTTTCATGGTCTCTTCTCCTCTCTTATGATTATTATTTCAAGTCCATAACTTTTAAGGCTTTTCATATGATTCCGGTCAGAGGTATATAGTTTTTGGCAATCGCTTGATAATGCTGTGGCTCCTATTAAAGCATCCACATAAGGCATACCCTG from Dissulfurispira thermophila carries:
- the traN gene encoding conjugal transfer protein TraN; translated protein: MIGNFLGMPLPAMIASTIVQIITSIKNCSTCSDEKCATQYNQYKEYSLISNRLCHIVGSKCTSKLNLGIIKKCLRTGYKYCCYNSKFARILVEQAYGQLGYP